One Lasioglossum baleicum chromosome 6, iyLasBale1, whole genome shotgun sequence genomic window carries:
- the L(3)76bdm gene encoding trafficking protein particle complex subunit 8 homolog l(3)76BDm — MAQCKITPREFISNAFSPQIAAVCSAAADSTCQKNNLSFVELLQPFCKLNTEGHFKDPQGNTVTVRNLRLFIQDVNAYPPELNIAKKMLNEAVSLVICEHTTIVRIGTTELDIPVSVPWFEAWREMFLSVQFPSDHEFTKHFLACMIVVSTAEDNPLEKIQTMGAQLHQSIPGKLPKWFNNNTLRYYILVHDIVQDDRNKAEIVFTEMKNIYGANNCFLLQMNSRPPGQIDDNMHLPDPWSQFLVKHSDTSGGSEQSSSPRTPADTSGVSSMPNEVTTDTEKTSQAGTPVAPHTSVLFSPDVNSTISFPSEVSESANMHLEVGQEAVSVTIHPLSPTIEKTENISSVVHAKGQTVNDTPINANVWADSPSYVTTQHGARLSTQDLERLRTLITEFCLKSLLPYVEKQIGLLNDVTSNKKGVSRSLFSATRRWFGTNKPGIPGPTASNAVIYTTESPELQLRRLGDLCFMFGHYSLAYQTYHSAKRDFAADQAWLYYAGALEMAALSAFMQGETNRKTIEYMDDAILTYLNSCKQPQFATRATLLSAECLKGRNLYGEAAKQLIRMTSEESDLRSALLLEQAAYCFIGPKMMRKYAFHAVLAGHRFSKAGQRKHSLRCYQQAYQVYDGRGWSLAEDHIYFTIGRQAASLKQISEAVKAFEKLLNAYSKQAAPQQATFLREFLHIHNLLLQEGLSDRHELPILPLPLIESNNIKVLYGPAAKPYENNFPASHVSFDTEECDDVRWSRMEEMLITEAQGSPPMIFKPLVALYSKTSNNSVKANAVLNEPVHFFIELYNPLHIPLPLSNITLLWSFTSVDEQMSNEIKSTENVKSAEAQVIETILLQPTCKQHIILYLIPKYVGELKVLGLSYDLSNPTHTTDLPVVNPTVAISGKRLFEVKGPKLKNVQEKPGANLYGVDYRLEMNVIEKTPCMQVFFSNVSSKILCGEIQKVDMKLKNVGNAPLKNVHLASTDAKLLSLGDEYINIQEHTTKKNNKLITKISLPSESNILNVGETCTIPLWIQAPHEKGNHRLDLLFYYENVDSKSVVKHRLCRHTWHFTVLDSIQISAVASRSVLFKDTSPTLNVIVSVKNTNRIHDSFMNEITLSKILFQSGTWSVFSSSVAPSNIKIQPQEMFHLMLKLKKKCEGESTFSYVSLTQENDNTMLDSNYPYISFIQRRHIPSLDVNENTIEMQQHFQRSSQTAEQTSLSAAVTLNSTLILKWQATVVEGGTVSRQVFGQHHLDLEYLNKTYKHPKEIQIEPSEYETRLKIFGPDKNVPDSLTMTSKEQVLETEYLKNVISFQLSHTRQITHNFNQNRLCFVPVIMYIQNHLESQISVKVNTIGTSSGTHLPNIKSQLYSPQASTFYRYACHSAIFSHIEPLTSNTVKLQAVLPAPGTYDLAARVEVSVRLVNTREFILQKWKMESICIINGDSK; from the exons ATGGCTCAGTGTAAGATAACCCCTCGGGAATTTATAAGCAATGCTTTTTCTCCGCAAATTGCTGCGGTTTGTTCAGCCGCTGCTGATTCCACTtgtcaaaaaaataatttatcattCGTTGAACTGCTACAACCGTTCTGCAAATTAAACACTGAAG GTCATTTTAAAGATCCACAAGGAAATACAGTGACAGTTAGGAACCTCCGACTTTTTATACAAGATGTGAATGCTTATCCACCGGAGTTAAACATTGCTAAAAAGATGTTGAACGAAGCAGTTAGTCTGGTTATATGCGAACATACGACTATAGTTCGAATTGGAACTACAGAGCTCGATATACCAGTCTCGGTTCCTTGGTTCGAAGCATGGAGAGAAATGTTTCTAAGTGTACAATTTCCGTCGGATCACGAATTTACAAAGCATTTTCTTGCTTGTATGATAGTTGTTTCTACCGCAGAAGATAATCCTTTGGAAAAGATACAAACTATGGGTGCACAGTTACATCAAAGTATACCTGGGAAATTGCCAAAATGGTTTAATAACAATACTCTTAGATATTACATTTTAGTACACGATATTGTACAGGACGATAGGAAtaa GGCTGAAATAGTTTTTacggaaatgaaaaatatctaCGGTGCTAACAATTGTTTTTTACTGCAAATGAATTCAAGACCACCAGGTCAAATCGATGACAATATGCATCTGCCAGATCCCTGGAGTCAATTTTTAGTGAAACATTCGGATACTTCTGGTGGCAGCGAGCAAAGTAGCTCTCCTCGTACACCTGCAGATACTAGTGGTGTTTCTTCTATGCCAAATGAAGTTACTACAGATACAGAAAA aacAAGTCAGGCTGGAACGCCAGTAGCTCCACATACTTCTGTATTGTTTTCTCCAGATGTGAACAGCACTATTAGTTTTCCTTCTGAAGTATCTGAATCTGCTAATATGCATTTAGAAGTTGGTCAGGAAGCTGTTTCTGTAACAATTCATCCTTTAAGTCCAACTATTGAGAAGACAGAAAATATAAGTTCTGTTGTACACGCGAAAGGACAAACAGTCAATGATACACCAATAAATGCAAATGTTTGGGCAGATTCTCCAAGTTATGTAACAACGCAACATGGTGCTAGATTATCTACTCAAGACCTTGAAAGGCTAAGAACATTAATTACAGAATTCTGTTTGAAAAGTTTATTACCTTATGTAGAAAAGCAAATTGGTCTATTAAACGATGTAACATCGAATAAGAAAGGTGTTAGTAGATCACTGTTTAGCGCGACGAGACGATGGTTTGGAACAAACAAGCCTGGCATACCAGGACCTACTGCATCAAATGCTGTAAT TTATACAACAGAATCTCCAGAATTACAGTTGCGTCGCTTAGGTGACTTGTGTTTCATGTTCGGTCACTATTCACTTGCTTACCAAACATATCATAGCGCAAAAAGAGATTTTGCAGCAGATCAAGCTTGGCTTTATTATGCAGGTGCTCTAGAAATGGCTGCTTTAAGTGCATTCATGCAAGGTGAAACTAACAGAAAGACTATTGAATATATGGATGATGCAATATTGACTTACTTAAACAGTTGTAAACAGCCTCAGTTTGCAACCAGAGCAACGCTTCTCAGTGCTGAATGTTTAAAAGGCAGAAATCTGTACGGAGAGGCTGCGAAACAGTTAATTCGTATGACTAGCGAAGAATCAGATTTACGTTCAGCACTATTATTAGAACAAGCAGCTTATTGCTTTATTGGACCAAAAATGATGCGCAAATATGCCTTTCATGCCGTTCTTGCTGGTCATAGATTCTCGAAAGCAGGTCAAAGAAAACATTCGTTACGATGTTACCAACAAGCGTATCAG GTGTATGATGGAAGAGGATGGTCGCTGGCTGAAGATCATATATATTTCACTATTGGTAGACAGGCAGCATCGTTGAAACAAATTAGCGAGGCTGTTAAAGCATTTGAAAAATTGCTTAATGCCTATAGCAAACAAGCAGCGCCACAACAAGCTACATTTTTGCGTGAATTTTTACATATCCATAAT TTACTGTTACAGGAAGGTTTATCAGATCGTCACGAGCTTCCTATCTTGCCTTTACCATTAATAGAAAGTAATAATATCAAAGTATTATACGGTCCTGCAGCTAAACCGTATGAAAACAATTTTCCAGCAAGTCATGTTTCATTTGACACTGAAGAATGCGATGACGTTAGATGGTCAAGAATGGAGGAAATGTTAATAACGGAAGCTCAGGGATCGCCACCTATGATATTTAAACCATTAGTTGCATTATATTCAAAAACAAGTAATAACAGTGTAAAAGCAAATGCAGTTCTGAATGAACCAGtgcatttttttattgaattataCAATCCGTTACATATACCGCTGCCATTATCTAATATAACGTTATTATGGTCTTTCACTTCTGTTGATGAACAAATGTCAAATGAAATTAAGTCGACGGAGAACGTAAAATCGGCAGAGGCACAAGTAATAGAAACAATTTTGTTGCAACCAACTTGTAAACAACATATAATATTGTACCTCATACCAAAATACGTGGGAGAATTAAAAGTGTTAGGCTTAAGCTATGATTTATCTAATCCAACACATACAACAGATTTACCAGTTGTCAATCCAACAGTAGCTATTTCTGGAAAAAGGCTGTTCGAAGTTAAGGGGCCTAAATTAAAGAACGTTCAAGAAAAACCTGGTGCGAACTTGTATGGTGTAGATTATAGATTGGAAATGAATGTTATTGAAAAAACACCGTGTATGCAG GTTTTCTTTAGTAACGTATCGTCAAAAATATTGTGTGGTGAAATTCAAAAAgtggatatgaaattaaaaaatgtaggaAACGCACCATTGAAAAATGTACACTTAGCGTCCACAGACGCAAAACTGTTATCATTAGGAGatgaatacataaatatacaaG AACATACAACAAAGAAAAATAACAAacttataacaaaaatttctcTACCTTCTGAGTCTAATATTTTAAATGTAGGAGAGACTTGTACAATACCATTATGGATACAAGCACCGCACGAAAAAGGAAATCATCGTTTAGATTTACTTTTTTACTATGAGAACGTTGATTCGAAAAGTGTGGTAAAGCATCGACTTTGCAGACATACGTGGCATTTCACGGTTTTAGACTCCATACAAATTAGTGCAGTTGCTTCGAGGAGTGTATTATTTAAAGATACTTCACCTACTCTGAATGTGATAGTATCCGTTAAGAATACGAACCGCATTCATGATTCTTTTATGAATGAAATTACATtatcgaaaattttatttcaaagtgGAACTTGGTCTGTATTCAGTTCGTCTGTCGCGCCaagtaatattaaaatacaacctcaagaaatgtttcatttaatGTTAAAGTTAAAGAAAAAATGCGAGGGCGAGTCAACATTTTCTTATGTGTCTTTAACTCAAGAAAATGATAACACGATGTTAGATTCGAATTACCCTTATATCAGTTTTATACAAAGAAGACATATTCCATCATTGGATGTGAATGAAAACACAATTGAAATGCAACAGCACTTTCAACGATCGTCACAAACTGCAGAGCAAACATCATTGTCAGCTGCCGTCACATTAAACTCTACTTTGATACTTAAATGGCAAGCAACTGTGGTGGAAGGTGGTACTGTTTCAAGACAAGTTTTCGGCCAACATCATCTTGATcttgaatatttgaataaaacttACAAACATCCAAAAGAGATTCAAATTGAACCCAGCGAATACGAAACGCgcttgaaaatatttggaccaGATAAAAATGTGCCCGATTCATTGACTATGACTAGCAAAGAACAAGTTTTAGAGACGGAATACTTGAAAAATGTTATATCCTTTCAATTGAGTCATACTAGACAAATTACACATAATTTCAATCAAAATCGATTGTGCTTCGTTCCAGTAATAATGTACATACAAAATCATTTGGAATCACAAATTTCTGTTAAAGTCAATACAATAGGTACCAGCAG CGGAACTCATCTTCCAAATATAAAGTCGCAACTGTATTCTCCGCAAGCTTCTACATTTTATAGATACGCATGTCACTCGGCGATTTTTTCTCATATAGAACCACTCACTAGCAATACTGTAAAATTACAAGCTGTACTTCCAGCCCCTGGAACATACGATTTAGCAGCGCGTGTAGAAGTCTCTGTAAGACTTGTAAATACTAGAGAATTCATCTTACAGAAATGGAAAATGGAAAGCATATGTATTATTAATGGTGATAGTAAATAA
- the LOC143209527 gene encoding uncharacterized protein LOC143209527: MELNNFEKLTLQARQIDTGIEHLNKIWSKPDIFIGRFVEDSEETNVHIEALWNSIHSIQKRIEKTTLEVDKYTEDLSTEHTLQETRKTYELLKEQCDNIELIFEQYGYQYDNNDTSDQQSTNSTNISEQEIVEKATKTLEVEFTPDLSWKCKANQMKQSTSISNISNTPNSMISPIPENSTSVLKDYLSTPIICTPFRERPREPFYSKHFYESLKK, from the exons ATGGAGTTAAATAATTTTGAGAAGCTCACGCTTCAAGCTCGCCAAATCGATACAGGCATCgaacatttaaataaaatatggaGTAAGCCTGACATTTTTATCGGACGCTTTGTAGAAGATAGTGAAGAAACGAATGTTCACATTGAAGCATTATGGAACAGTATACACAGTATACAA aaaAGAATAGAGAAAACAACACTGGAAGTAGATAAGTATACAGAAGATTTATCTACAGAACATACTCTTCAAGAAACCAGGAAGACATACGAGTTGCTGAAGGAACAGTGTGACAATATAGAACTTATTTTTGAACAATATGGTTACCAATATGACAATAACGATACATCAGACCA ACAAAGTACAAATAGTACCAACATAAGCGAGCAAGAGATTGTCGAAAAAGCGACGAAAACTTTAGAAGTTGAATTTACACCGGATCTTAGTTGGAAATGCAAAGCAAACCAAATGAAACAGTCAACTTCAATATCTAATATAAGTAATACACCAAATTCAATGATATCACCGATACCTGAAAATTCGACATCAGttttaaaagattatttatctaCACCAATAATATGCACACCATTTAGAGAACGTCCAAGAGAACCATTTTACTCTAAACATTTCTACGAATCCTTGAAGAAGTGA